From the genome of Prevotella herbatica, one region includes:
- the secA gene encoding preprotein translocase subunit SecA, translating into MNFNKFLKSLFGDKSVRDMKLIQPLVEKVKEGYPEIQKLTNDELRAKTKELQHYVQNSAAEQVKQITELKDKIEETPIDQREDIFNQIDKLENEVLEIYEKALNEVMPTAFNIIKDTARRFSENGDTVVTATDFDRELASNPANDFVTIDGDKAIYHNEWTAGGTKIKWNMVHYDVQLFGGIALHQGKIAEMATGEGKTLVATLPVFLNALTGNGVHMVTVNDYLAKRDSEWMGPLYMFNGLSVDCIDKHQPNSEARRKAYQADITFGTNNEFGFDYLRDNMALNPSDLVQRKHNYAIVDEVDSVLIDDARTPLIISGPIPKGDDQMFEEYQPLVEKLYEVQRKQATELLAEAKQKITDGQNKNDKQLLEEGFLALYRSYKALPKNKPLIKYLSEDGIKAGMLRTEETYMANNNREMPKAIAPLFFVVDEKLNSADLTDKGTEWLAKQTGNEYLFVLPDITSQLSALENENSLSDQDRVDKKDELMAHYGVQSERVHTLQQLLKAYTMFNKDDEYVVMDGEVKIVDEQTGRIMDGRRWSDGLHQAIEAKEHVKVEAATQTFATITLQNYFRMYHKLSGMTGTASTEAGELWDIYKLDVVVIPTNRPISRHDLQDRVYKTAREKYAAVIDEIEEMRNAGRPVLVGTTSVEISELLSKMLNMRKIPHNVLNAKLHQKEAQIIAEAGHSEKGLGAVTIATNMAGRGTDIKLSEEVKAAGGLAIIGTERHESRRVDRQLRGRAGRQGDPGSSVFYVSLEDKLMRLFASERIAKVMDRLGFEDGERIESPMISKSIERAQKKVEENNFGIRKHLLEYDDVMNKQRTVIYEKRRHALMGERIGMDITNVIWDRVVSIVDKNDYEGAKEEFMKILAMEIPFDQDEFENSTKDTLEERAFQDAMATFKRHTEKIQADAYPVIKQVQETQGQMFERILVPITDGKNMYQIPCNLKNAYNTEGTSVVKEFEKTVMLRIIDDNWKENLRQLDELRHSVQNASYEQKDPLLIFKLESVKLWDSMIEDMNNRISSVLMRCQMPVVQNEVHEAAPEQHAQRYVEQKADSLEDEMRAAQNAANRDTREGAEVNHTPYVADKMPRPNDPCPCGSGKKFKNCHGRNI; encoded by the coding sequence ATGAATTTCAACAAATTTTTAAAGTCATTGTTTGGCGATAAATCTGTTCGTGATATGAAGCTCATTCAACCTCTAGTTGAGAAGGTGAAAGAGGGCTATCCTGAAATACAGAAACTGACAAACGACGAATTGCGTGCTAAGACAAAAGAACTACAGCACTACGTACAGAATTCTGCAGCAGAACAGGTAAAACAAATTACCGAACTAAAAGACAAGATTGAAGAAACTCCTATTGATCAACGTGAAGATATCTTCAATCAGATAGATAAGTTGGAAAACGAGGTTCTTGAAATATACGAGAAGGCATTAAACGAAGTTATGCCTACAGCTTTCAACATCATTAAAGATACAGCACGTCGTTTCTCTGAGAACGGTGATACAGTTGTTACTGCTACTGATTTTGACCGTGAGCTTGCATCAAATCCAGCAAATGATTTCGTTACAATTGACGGAGATAAGGCTATATACCATAATGAATGGACTGCCGGTGGCACGAAAATCAAATGGAACATGGTACACTATGATGTACAGTTGTTTGGTGGTATAGCACTTCATCAAGGTAAGATTGCCGAAATGGCAACTGGTGAAGGTAAAACTCTTGTTGCTACCCTACCAGTATTCTTGAACGCACTTACAGGTAATGGTGTACACATGGTCACAGTAAATGATTATCTTGCTAAACGTGACTCTGAATGGATGGGGCCTCTTTACATGTTCAACGGTCTTTCTGTTGACTGTATCGACAAACACCAGCCAAATTCAGAAGCTCGTCGTAAGGCTTATCAAGCAGACATCACTTTTGGAACGAACAATGAGTTTGGTTTCGACTACCTTCGCGACAATATGGCATTAAACCCAAGCGACCTTGTACAGCGCAAGCATAATTATGCAATCGTGGATGAGGTTGACTCTGTCCTTATTGATGACGCCCGTACACCTCTTATTATATCAGGTCCAATTCCAAAGGGTGACGATCAGATGTTTGAAGAGTATCAGCCACTTGTTGAGAAACTTTATGAGGTACAACGCAAACAGGCCACAGAACTTCTTGCAGAAGCAAAGCAAAAGATTACTGATGGACAGAATAAAAATGACAAGCAACTTCTTGAAGAAGGTTTCCTTGCCCTTTACAGATCATATAAGGCTCTCCCTAAGAATAAGCCACTTATCAAGTATCTTTCAGAAGATGGTATAAAAGCAGGAATGCTTAGAACCGAGGAAACATACATGGCAAATAACAACCGTGAAATGCCAAAGGCTATTGCACCTTTGTTTTTCGTTGTTGATGAAAAGCTTAATAGTGCAGATCTTACTGATAAGGGTACTGAATGGCTTGCAAAGCAGACTGGTAACGAATACCTATTTGTATTACCTGATATAACTTCACAACTTTCTGCACTTGAGAATGAAAATTCTTTATCTGACCAAGATCGTGTTGACAAGAAAGATGAACTTATGGCACACTATGGCGTACAGAGTGAACGTGTTCATACTCTTCAGCAACTTCTTAAGGCCTACACAATGTTCAATAAAGACGACGAATACGTTGTTATGGACGGCGAGGTTAAGATTGTAGATGAGCAGACTGGCCGTATAATGGATGGTAGACGTTGGAGCGATGGACTTCATCAGGCTATAGAGGCTAAGGAGCACGTTAAGGTTGAAGCTGCTACACAGACATTCGCAACTATCACATTGCAGAACTACTTCCGCATGTACCACAAACTTTCTGGTATGACTGGTACAGCAAGTACTGAAGCAGGTGAATTATGGGATATTTACAAACTCGATGTAGTTGTGATTCCAACAAACCGCCCAATATCACGTCATGACCTTCAAGACAGAGTTTACAAGACAGCACGTGAGAAATATGCTGCCGTAATCGACGAAATTGAAGAGATGAGAAATGCAGGACGCCCAGTTCTAGTTGGTACAACATCTGTTGAAATCAGTGAATTATTAAGCAAAATGCTTAATATGCGTAAGATTCCTCACAACGTGCTTAATGCAAAACTCCACCAAAAGGAGGCTCAAATTATTGCAGAGGCAGGTCATTCAGAAAAAGGACTTGGCGCTGTAACGATCGCTACGAACATGGCAGGTCGTGGTACCGATATTAAACTTTCTGAAGAAGTTAAGGCTGCTGGTGGTCTTGCCATTATTGGTACAGAACGTCACGAAAGCCGTCGTGTAGACCGTCAGTTGCGTGGTCGTGCAGGTCGTCAAGGAGACCCAGGTTCATCAGTATTCTATGTAAGTCTTGAAGACAAACTAATGCGTCTTTTTGCATCAGAGCGAATCGCCAAAGTTATGGACAGACTTGGATTTGAAGACGGAGAACGTATTGAAAGTCCAATGATTTCAAAGAGCATTGAACGTGCACAGAAGAAGGTAGAAGAAAACAACTTCGGTATTCGTAAGCATCTTCTTGAATATGATGATGTTATGAACAAGCAGCGTACTGTAATCTACGAGAAACGTCGTCATGCTCTCATGGGTGAACGTATCGGAATGGATATTACTAATGTTATTTGGGACCGTGTTGTCAGCATTGTTGATAAGAACGATTACGAAGGAGCCAAAGAAGAATTCATGAAGATTCTTGCTATGGAAATTCCTTTCGATCAAGATGAATTTGAAAATAGCACAAAAGATACACTTGAAGAACGTGCATTCCAAGATGCTATGGCTACATTCAAACGCCACACTGAAAAAATTCAGGCAGATGCCTACCCTGTTATAAAGCAGGTTCAGGAAACTCAAGGTCAAATGTTTGAACGCATACTTGTTCCTATTACTGACGGAAAAAATATGTATCAGATACCTTGCAACCTGAAGAATGCATATAATACAGAAGGTACAAGTGTTGTTAAGGAATTTGAGAAGACAGTAATGCTTAGAATTATTGATGATAACTGGAAAGAAAATCTGAGACAGCTTGATGAACTACGCCACAGTGTTCAGAATGCTTCATACGAACAGAAAGACCCTTTATTGATCTTTAAACTCGAAAGCGTTAAACTTTGGGACAGTATGATAGAAGACATGAACAATCGTATATCTAGCGTATTAATGCGTTGTCAAATGCCTGTTGTACAAAATGAAGTTCATGAAGCAGCTCCAGAACAACATGCACAAAGATATGTCGAACAGAAGGCAGACTCTTTAGAAGACGAAATGCGTGCAGCACAGAATGCAGCTAATCGAGATACACGCGAAGGTGCAGAAGTAAATCATACCCCGTATGTTGCTGACAAGATGCCACGTCCTAACGATCCATGTCCATGTGGTTCAGGCAAAAAATTTAAGAATTGCCACGGACGCAATATTTAA
- a CDS encoding hemolysin family protein has translation MAENVDILLILSIFITMLLSAFFSGMEIAFVSGNRMLFEMDKEKNDLSTRIIDLFYRHPNDFVSTMLVGNNIVLVVYGIMIAKLFNTTIFYGMDATFTVTADTVLSTLIVLFTGEFLPKTLFKSNPNRSLKFFSPLAYLFYVLLWPISRFTTFLSKTILHVLGVKLKKEQGGDEFSKVDLDYLVQSSIDNAKNEDDVEDEVKIFQNALEFSDTKVRDCMIPRTEINAVEYDSSKEDLMQKFIESGNSKIIVYHDDIDHIEGYIHSSEMFRNTTADWHTSICKMPFVPETMTARKLMKIFLHDKRSLGIVVDEFGGTSGIVSLEDIVEEIFGDIEDEHDSNKYIAQKIAESEYMLSARLEIEKVNEMFDLKIPESEEYKTVGGFILYHYQSFPKLNEVIKIGEFSFKIVKGTMTKIELVKLNINR, from the coding sequence ATGGCAGAAAATGTAGACATATTGCTAATATTGAGCATATTTATAACGATGCTCTTATCTGCATTCTTCTCAGGCATGGAGATCGCCTTCGTATCGGGCAATCGAATGTTGTTTGAGATGGATAAGGAGAAAAATGATCTATCTACTCGTATTATAGACTTGTTTTATAGGCATCCAAACGACTTTGTCAGTACAATGCTTGTCGGCAATAATATTGTTCTAGTTGTGTATGGTATAATGATTGCCAAGCTATTTAATACAACGATATTTTATGGAATGGATGCAACTTTCACAGTTACTGCTGATACTGTATTGTCAACTCTTATAGTTTTGTTCACAGGAGAGTTTCTTCCAAAGACTCTTTTTAAAAGTAATCCAAACAGATCGTTGAAATTCTTTTCACCTTTAGCTTATTTGTTTTATGTCTTGCTTTGGCCTATAAGTCGTTTTACTACATTTTTGTCAAAAACTATTTTGCATGTTTTGGGAGTAAAACTTAAAAAAGAGCAGGGTGGAGATGAATTTTCTAAGGTTGATCTTGATTACCTTGTTCAGTCAAGTATAGATAATGCAAAGAATGAGGATGATGTTGAAGACGAGGTAAAGATATTTCAGAATGCATTGGAATTCTCGGATACTAAGGTCAGAGATTGCATGATTCCGCGAACAGAAATAAATGCCGTGGAATACGATAGTTCTAAAGAAGATTTGATGCAGAAATTCATTGAGAGTGGCAATAGTAAAATTATTGTCTATCATGATGATATAGACCATATTGAAGGTTACATACATTCGTCTGAAATGTTTCGTAATACCACGGCTGATTGGCATACATCAATATGTAAAATGCCATTTGTGCCAGAAACAATGACTGCCCGAAAGTTGATGAAAATTTTCCTTCATGATAAGAGAAGTCTTGGAATTGTCGTTGATGAATTTGGTGGAACAAGTGGTATTGTGTCACTTGAAGATATTGTGGAAGAAATTTTCGGAGATATAGAGGACGAACATGATAGCAATAAATATATTGCACAAAAGATAGCTGAAAGCGAATACATGCTTTCTGCAAGGCTTGAAATTGAGAAAGTTAACGAGATGTTTGACTTAAAAATACCCGAAAGTGAGGAATACAAAACTGTCGGCGGTTTCATTCTATATCATTATCAGAGCTTCCCAAAACTTAATGAAGTGATAAAAATAGGGGAATTCTCTTTTAAAATCGTAAAGGGTACAATGACAAAGATTGAACTCGTTAAATTGAATATCAATAGATAA
- a CDS encoding peptidylprolyl isomerase, which translates to MAALGKIRSKGVILMCIIGFGLFAFIAEEAFRSCESSRNNDRQQVGEVLGEKVNVNDFQKLVDEYSDVIKMQQGTQSLNDEQLNQVKDMVWNTYVQSKIVENEAKKLGLKVTDAEMQNILKEGTNPMLLQTPFVNQQTGRFDANALQKFLAEYDSQKNTNPQAVQQYETIYKYWTFIEKTLRQQTLAQKYQGLLSHCFLSNPVEAKMAFKDENEESQIQLAAFSYSTIQDDKVKITDDDLKAKYNELKPRFQQYVESRDIKYVDVQVKASAADRMALQNQFAGYAKDLATATDPAVVVRKSTSSINYLGIPVGKTAFPSDIAAKLATMTVGQTTGVFEDKADNSLNIVRLIAKQQLPDSIQYRQIQIGGVTPAAAHKTADSVYTALKSGADFEAIAKKYRQEGQKTWMTTQQYQSAPSMDNDTKNYINSLNTMAANETKNIALTQGNIILQVLDRKGMTDKYTAAVIKKNIEFSRDSYSSAYNKFASFVSANQNAGDILNNAAKYGYRVQEASDVTTSTHYLANIHGTREALKWLFDAKEGAISPMYECGDNDHLLIVALTKIHEIGYRSLDDPRVKEMVKAEVMKDKKAEMLMAKANGVKNIGAAKAKGARVATVSQVTFAAPVFVSLTGASEPAVSGAVAATAKGKFSSKPVKGNAGVYVFQVVNRVNRAAKFDDKTMEQKLRQKTMQYAGNFMNELYIKANVVDNRYLFF; encoded by the coding sequence ATGGCAGCATTAGGAAAAATTAGAAGCAAAGGCGTCATACTGATGTGTATCATCGGTTTCGGTCTTTTTGCATTCATCGCCGAAGAGGCTTTCCGTTCTTGTGAGTCTTCTCGTAACAACGACCGCCAGCAAGTTGGTGAAGTTTTGGGAGAAAAAGTTAATGTTAACGACTTCCAGAAACTCGTTGATGAGTACAGCGATGTTATTAAGATGCAACAAGGCACGCAGTCTCTTAACGACGAACAACTGAATCAGGTTAAAGACATGGTTTGGAATACTTACGTTCAGTCAAAAATTGTAGAGAATGAAGCTAAGAAGCTTGGACTTAAGGTTACTGATGCAGAAATGCAGAATATTCTTAAAGAGGGTACAAACCCAATGCTTCTTCAAACTCCTTTCGTAAATCAGCAGACTGGACGTTTCGATGCAAATGCATTGCAGAAGTTCCTTGCTGAGTATGATTCTCAGAAGAATACAAACCCACAGGCTGTACAGCAGTATGAGACAATCTACAAGTATTGGACTTTCATAGAGAAGACACTTCGTCAGCAGACTCTTGCTCAGAAGTATCAAGGTCTTCTTTCTCATTGTTTCCTTTCTAATCCTGTTGAGGCAAAGATGGCTTTCAAAGATGAAAATGAGGAAAGTCAGATTCAGCTTGCTGCTTTCTCTTATAGTACTATTCAGGACGATAAGGTTAAGATTACAGATGATGATTTGAAGGCTAAATACAATGAATTGAAACCTCGTTTCCAACAGTATGTTGAGAGCCGTGATATCAAGTATGTTGATGTTCAGGTTAAGGCCTCTGCTGCAGATCGTATGGCTTTGCAGAATCAGTTTGCTGGTTATGCTAAGGATTTGGCTACAGCTACAGATCCTGCCGTTGTAGTTCGCAAGAGTACTTCTTCTATCAATTATTTGGGTATTCCTGTTGGCAAAACAGCGTTCCCATCTGATATCGCAGCTAAACTAGCAACTATGACTGTTGGCCAAACAACAGGTGTATTTGAGGATAAAGCTGACAACTCTCTTAATATTGTTCGTCTTATAGCTAAACAGCAGCTTCCTGATTCTATTCAGTACAGACAGATTCAGATTGGTGGTGTAACTCCAGCAGCAGCCCACAAGACAGCTGATTCAGTTTATACAGCTTTAAAGAGTGGTGCTGATTTTGAAGCTATCGCTAAGAAGTATCGTCAGGAAGGTCAGAAGACTTGGATGACTACTCAGCAGTATCAGAGTGCTCCTTCTATGGACAATGATACAAAGAATTATATCAATAGTCTTAATACGATGGCTGCCAACGAGACCAAGAATATTGCTCTTACTCAAGGTAATATCATTCTTCAGGTTCTTGACCGCAAGGGAATGACTGATAAGTATACAGCTGCCGTAATCAAAAAGAATATTGAATTCTCAAGAGATTCTTATAGCTCTGCATATAATAAATTTGCTTCTTTTGTTAGTGCAAATCAGAATGCTGGCGATATTCTTAATAATGCTGCAAAATATGGTTATAGAGTTCAAGAAGCTTCAGATGTAACAACATCAACTCACTATCTTGCAAATATTCACGGAACACGTGAGGCTTTGAAGTGGTTGTTTGATGCTAAGGAAGGTGCTATTTCTCCAATGTATGAGTGTGGTGATAATGATCATCTGCTTATCGTCGCCTTAACAAAGATTCATGAAATCGGTTATCGCTCACTTGACGATCCTCGTGTAAAGGAGATGGTTAAGGCTGAAGTAATGAAGGATAAGAAGGCAGAGATGCTTATGGCTAAGGCAAATGGTGTAAAGAATATAGGTGCTGCTAAGGCTAAAGGTGCACGTGTTGCTACTGTAAGTCAGGTTACTTTCGCCGCTCCTGTATTTGTTTCTTTGACTGGTGCAAGTGAACCTGCTGTTAGTGGCGCTGTTGCTGCTACTGCAAAAGGTAAGTTCTCTAGTAAGCCTGTAAAGGGTAATGCCGGTGTTTATGTATTCCAGGTTGTAAACAGAGTTAATCGTGCTGCTAAGTTCGATGATAAGACAATGGAACAGAAACTTCGTCAGAAGACAATGCAGTATGCTGGAAACTTCATGAACGAGCTTTATATTAAGGCAAACGTTGTAGACAACAGATATTTATTCTTCTAA
- a CDS encoding alkaline phosphatase family protein, protein MQAFQLAPRLVVNITIDQLRSDYVEAFSPLFNQDGFRKLMQEGKVYETASYPFKPVTQPSAIATIATGSIPYYHGIVSPQWLDRNTLRPIYCVDDNRYGDSPANLKTSTVSDEMKISSAGSSIVYSIAADKSSAILSAGHAADNAIWFDGIRRKWQTSPYYGASPRWLNNGIFSHDINNDDIATKASEIVNKTSMGTDNITDMLSITLSATSSDGAVGNWQNRMQSVYTKLDNTLGNLVKSIEKTVGKEHVIFVITSTGAETDEDNNYALYRVPTGTFYINRTANLLNVYISAIYGQGNYVEAVFGNQIFLNHKLIEQKRLSLHDVENRCKEIISQSAGVSNVYTSEQLLAGGNDDIKKIRNAFSPNISGDIVVDVTPGWKLLNENTQETYTSRLAVIPFPIIIYGMGIKAERITTPVTVDRIAPTIAKSIRIRAPNACESTPLF, encoded by the coding sequence ATGCAGGCTTTCCAGCTTGCACCACGCCTTGTGGTCAATATTACAATTGACCAATTACGCTCCGACTATGTGGAGGCTTTTTCACCACTATTCAATCAAGATGGCTTTCGTAAACTTATGCAAGAAGGTAAAGTTTACGAAACGGCATCATATCCATTCAAACCAGTTACACAACCATCGGCAATAGCAACAATAGCAACCGGATCAATTCCATATTACCACGGAATAGTTTCACCGCAGTGGCTTGACAGAAATACACTAAGGCCGATATATTGTGTTGATGACAATCGATACGGAGATTCACCTGCAAACCTGAAGACATCAACAGTAAGCGATGAAATGAAGATTTCATCAGCAGGTTCAAGCATTGTCTACAGTATTGCTGCCGACAAAAGTTCTGCCATACTGTCAGCAGGTCATGCAGCTGACAACGCAATTTGGTTTGACGGCATAAGAAGAAAATGGCAGACCAGTCCATATTATGGTGCATCCCCAAGATGGCTAAACAATGGCATATTTTCACACGACATAAACAACGATGACATTGCAACAAAAGCGAGTGAAATTGTCAACAAGACCTCAATGGGAACTGACAATATCACTGATATGCTTTCAATAACCTTATCGGCAACATCATCTGATGGCGCAGTAGGTAATTGGCAAAACAGGATGCAAAGTGTGTATACAAAACTGGATAACACACTTGGTAACCTTGTTAAATCGATTGAGAAGACTGTAGGCAAGGAACATGTAATATTTGTTATTACAAGCACTGGAGCCGAAACCGACGAAGACAACAATTATGCTTTATACAGAGTTCCTACAGGAACATTCTATATAAACAGAACAGCTAATCTTCTAAATGTTTATATTAGCGCAATTTATGGTCAAGGAAATTATGTAGAAGCTGTATTCGGCAATCAGATATTTCTTAATCATAAACTAATAGAACAGAAACGTCTGAGCCTTCATGATGTTGAAAATAGATGCAAAGAAATAATTTCCCAAAGTGCAGGAGTCTCTAATGTATACACTAGTGAGCAACTACTTGCCGGAGGAAATGATGACATAAAGAAAATACGCAATGCATTCAGCCCAAACATAAGCGGAGACATTGTCGTAGATGTGACACCAGGCTGGAAACTTCTAAACGAAAATACACAAGAAACATATACTAGTCGTCTGGCTGTTATTCCATTCCCTATCATTATATACGGAATGGGCATAAAAGCCGAGCGCATTACAACACCCGTGACGGTAGACAGAATTGCACCTACCATTGCAAAAAGTATTCGCATCAGAGCACCAAACGCTTGTGAAAGCACACCTTTATTCTGA
- a CDS encoding winged helix-turn-helix domain-containing protein — protein sequence MAEKKATTKAATAKKATAAKKTVAENAVLYVNAESVGFRAGDVYQALAAAGKALSIAEIAKDANISAEEAYLGIGWLFKEGKVKDENNLITLA from the coding sequence ATGGCAGAAAAGAAAGCAACAACAAAAGCTGCAACAGCAAAGAAAGCGACAGCTGCAAAAAAGACAGTAGCAGAGAATGCGGTATTGTATGTAAATGCAGAGAGCGTAGGCTTTCGCGCAGGTGATGTTTATCAGGCACTTGCCGCAGCTGGTAAGGCGCTAAGCATTGCTGAAATTGCGAAAGATGCAAACATTAGCGCAGAAGAAGCTTATCTCGGTATTGGCTGGCTCTTCAAAGAGGGTAAGGTTAAGGACGAGAACAACTTGATTACACTTGCATAA
- a CDS encoding Lnb N-terminal periplasmic domain-containing protein, translating into MVVFLLSLTSNVKAQQYFNNNKNDSIQISLLTCGPGEEVYSLYGHTAIRFHDLKNNQDLVINYGMFSFSQKFFILRFVFGLTDYEMGIMPFDAFMEEYSNEGRWVKEQILNIPLQDKMRIAMAIDKNNLPENRTYRYNYFYDNCTTRARDILINNISEKVETQENQKVNSSYRKEIHKWNGEHCWARWGNDLLLGVNADRSIDGKEQQFLPDNLSNDWETAKIKYPDGKVYRFISKEHYLIDKNASSADNNAIDSNIFNPYSLIGIIIVIMLLTSWKKTKYPVLYKIVMWGVWLITGLCGIIITAMIFSQHPTVSLNLQILLLNPLNLGMLVPALAHNKKYNLTILTCLVLFILGGIIQSYADGLEYLAFILLIVSQRDLLLQLFKNKKQL; encoded by the coding sequence TTGGTTGTTTTTTTACTGTCTTTAACAAGTAATGTTAAGGCACAGCAATATTTTAATAACAACAAAAACGACTCTATACAAATAAGTCTATTGACTTGTGGACCTGGTGAGGAAGTTTATTCTCTCTACGGACACACAGCTATAAGGTTTCATGACTTAAAGAATAATCAAGATCTAGTGATTAACTATGGTATGTTTTCTTTTAGTCAAAAATTTTTTATTCTTCGTTTCGTATTCGGACTTACAGATTATGAAATGGGCATAATGCCTTTTGACGCTTTCATGGAAGAATATAGTAACGAAGGAAGATGGGTAAAAGAGCAGATTTTAAATATTCCGTTGCAAGACAAAATGAGAATTGCAATGGCAATAGATAAGAATAACTTGCCAGAAAACAGAACTTACAGATACAACTATTTTTATGATAATTGTACTACTAGAGCTCGTGATATTTTAATCAACAACATTAGCGAGAAAGTAGAAACACAAGAAAATCAGAAAGTTAACAGTTCATACCGCAAAGAAATTCACAAATGGAACGGAGAACACTGTTGGGCACGTTGGGGAAACGATTTGTTACTTGGAGTGAATGCAGATAGAAGTATTGACGGAAAAGAGCAACAATTTCTTCCAGATAATCTTAGCAACGACTGGGAAACTGCAAAAATAAAATATCCAGATGGAAAAGTTTACCGTTTTATTAGCAAAGAACATTATCTAATCGATAAGAACGCATCTTCTGCTGATAATAATGCTATAGACTCAAACATTTTTAATCCATATTCACTTATCGGTATAATCATTGTGATTATGCTACTAACAAGTTGGAAAAAGACTAAATATCCTGTTCTATATAAAATAGTAATGTGGGGTGTATGGCTTATAACAGGACTATGTGGAATAATAATTACGGCAATGATATTCAGCCAGCACCCAACGGTGAGTCTGAATTTACAGATATTACTTCTTAATCCTCTCAACTTAGGAATGCTTGTTCCTGCACTAGCCCACAATAAAAAGTATAATTTGACAATACTGACATGTTTGGTATTATTCATTCTAGGAGGGATTATTCAGAGCTATGCTGACGGTTTGGAATATTTGGCATTTATTTTGCTCATTGTATCCCAACGTGATTTATTATTACAATTATTTAAAAACAAGAAACAACTATAG
- a CDS encoding LptA/OstA family protein, which translates to MKSISSIILLSALLFFVSCEEQHEHTAPAIHARDSVAVMTSYGVNTLISDSGVAKYRIITEEWEINTNLHPSRWLFKKGVFLEQFDAKFHVQSYIQCDTAYYYDQIKLWELRSRVRILTKDGIRFSSQQLFWDENKHELYSYVFSKLITKERTLQGSFFRSDEKMTKYIVTNTRGSFEKNDFSNDGSATPGANTDSARKAQDSIMKAQHPLATPQRRNTSIPLMH; encoded by the coding sequence TTGAAATCAATATCATCAATTATATTATTGTCGGCATTGCTGTTCTTCGTTTCATGCGAGGAGCAGCATGAGCATACAGCACCGGCTATTCATGCACGTGATTCTGTAGCTGTTATGACAAGTTATGGAGTCAACACTCTTATTTCTGATTCGGGAGTTGCAAAATATAGAATTATAACCGAGGAGTGGGAGATAAATACAAATCTTCATCCGTCACGTTGGTTATTTAAGAAGGGCGTTTTTCTGGAACAGTTTGATGCAAAATTTCATGTTCAGTCTTATATTCAGTGTGATACAGCTTATTATTATGATCAGATAAAACTATGGGAACTCCGTTCACGAGTTAGAATATTGACTAAAGATGGAATTCGCTTTTCAAGTCAGCAGCTTTTCTGGGATGAAAACAAACACGAACTTTATTCTTACGTATTCTCTAAACTCATAACAAAGGAACGTACCCTGCAGGGAAGTTTCTTCCGTAGTGACGAGAAAATGACGAAATATATAGTTACAAATACAAGAGGATCATTCGAGAAAAATGATTTCAGTAATGATGGAAGTGCGACACCTGGAGCCAACACTGATTCTGCGCGTAAAGCACAGGATTCAATAATGAAGGCACAGCATCCGCTTGCAACACCGCAGCGTAGAAATACGTCAATACCTTTGATGCATTAA